DNA from Streptosporangiales bacterium:
GCGAGCGGTCGAACGCACGCGCCATGTCGACCAGGTCCTTGGGCACGGCCCGCACGCCTTCCACGACGTTCACCGCGACGTACGAGAACGACGTGATCACGACGGCGCAGATCGGGCCACCTGGCCCAAGGCCGAAGATCATGGCGGTCACGAGCGCGAACACCAGGCCGGGTGTGGTCATCGTGCCCATCACCCAGTCGCCGAGCAGCCCGTCCCACCAACGGCTGCGTCCCATCGCCAACCCCATCAGCGTGCCGAGCAGGAACGCGATGCCGAAGCCCACGGCGATCGTGCCGAGCGTCGCCGCGAAGTGCCGGAAGAGCAGGTTCGACGCGACGATGTCGCCTATCTCCGTGACGATTGCGAGCGGTGGCGGCACGATGAAGTCGTCCACAAGTACGGACGAGATGAACTGCCAGACCGCGAGGAACGTCACGTATCCCGCGACCCGCCAGAACCACCGGCGCTGCAGCACGCCAGCTGCTCGCCCGGTCGTCGCAGCTGCCGTCACTGCTCAGCCTCGCGGGGCTTGACTACCTCGAACCGCGGCGTCGGCGTGTTCTTCTTCATGAAGCCGGTCTCCTTCATCGAGGAGTACAGGCCCTTCTCACGTTCGATCCACGACTCGTCGAGGTACACCGAGTCGACGAACCAGTCGTGCTCCTTCATGTACTCCTGCATCGCCTTGACGTCGGCGTCACCCTCCACGGAGAAGTGCTGCGGGAACGTCCTGATGATCTCCGCCTGGTTCTTGCGCCACAGCCGCACGCCTTCCTCCCAGATCGCGAGGAACGCCGCCGCCTCCCTGCGGTGGTTGTCGAACCACTTGGCGCGGGCGGTGAAGTTGTTGCCCATCACACCGCGGTGCTGGCACTCGCAGATGCCGCCGTAGATCTGCCACGGGAACTTGCCGCCGTACATCACCTCGAGCTTCTTCTTCCGCAGCAAGCCGATCGCGGCCTCGGGGATGACGAGCGCCGCCTCGAGCTCACCCCGCTCGACGTGCTCGGCCATCACGAAGTGGTCTTCCACGACCAGCTTGAAGTCGCCACCACCGGTGCGGAAGTCGAGGTCGTGCAGCTTCTTCGCGAACATCGCCCAGACGAGCGTCGACGACACCGCGCTCGGCACGCCGATCTTCGACCCCTTCGGGATGTCGGCGAGCGTCTCGTAACCGCTGCCACTCCGCGTCACCGGCGTGATCCGCAGCAGGTTGTACTTGCCGAACGTCACCGTCTCGATGCCGGTGCGCTCCTCCAGCACCGGGAGCTCGTACGTCGCCGTCGACACGATCTCGCCGTGCCCGCCGGCGAAGTACGCGAACTCGTCCCAGGTCGACGACGTCTCGATGCTGATGCCGTACTTCTGCTCGAACTTCGCGATGACGTTCCTGCG
Protein-coding regions in this window:
- a CDS encoding ABC transporter substrate-binding protein — protein: MGNGAFGHERTGLPAGQVAGRGLVGRRQLLRTVTTGAALAAAAPVVAACGGGDSSEQERIRFAFAPDPCWDFLKRRNVIAKFEQKYGISIETSSTWDEFAYFAGGHGEIVSTATYELPVLEERTGIETVTFGKYNLLRITPVTRSGSGYETLADIPKGSKIGVPSAVSSTLVWAMFAKKLHDLDFRTGGGDFKLVVEDHFVMAEHVERGELEAALVIPEAAIGLLRKKKLEVMYGGKFPWQIYGGICECQHRGVMGNNFTARAKWFDNHRREAAAFLAIWEEGVRLWRKNQAEIIRTFPQHFSVEGDADVKAMQEYMKEHDWFVDSVYLDESWIEREKGLYSSMKETGFMKKNTPTPRFEVVKPREAEQ
- a CDS encoding ABC transporter permease subunit; this encodes MLQRRWFWRVAGYVTFLAVWQFISSVLVDDFIVPPPLAIVTEIGDIVASNLLFRHFAATLGTIAVGFGIAFLLGTLMGLAMGRSRWWDGLLGDWVMGTMTTPGLVFALVTAMIFGLGPGGPICAVVITSFSYVAVNVVEGVRAVPKDLVDMARAFDRSRWQIVRHVYLPALGPYLVTAGRYGFSIAWKIATLTEVIVGTAGIGFMMRREFQEFSMAGFLAWVLLFFAFALFLERVVLQRQIKRMFKWRPEVAR